From Oreochromis niloticus isolate F11D_XX linkage group LG1, O_niloticus_UMD_NMBU, whole genome shotgun sequence, a single genomic window includes:
- the LOC100702753 gene encoding very-long-chain (3R)-3-hydroxyacyl-CoA dehydratase isoform X1: protein MQILTPHVYWAQRHGEIYLRVELSDAKNVNISLQEHNTLQFRAQGHGAKGDNEYEFKLEFLESVRPEIKHKSTERQVNIKIKKKEERWWDRLTLQEKKPLFLAPDFDRWLDESDAEMELQAKEEKINKISVESRVRNDPYLGLKKSYLFMYNLVQFLGFSWVFVNMTVRLFILGQDSFYDTFHTTADIMYFCQMMAVLEVINPLLGLVKTGAFPAMIQVAGRNVILFVVFGSLDEMQNKPVVFFVFYLWSTIEIFRYPYYMLACISTEWKMLTWLRYTIWIPLYPLGVIAEAVAVIQSLPIFDETRLFSLPLPEMLGNSLSFSYTLQLYLVFMFLGLFINLRHLYKQRRRRYRTRKRKVH from the exons ATGCAGATCCTGACTCCTCATGTTTACTGGGCTCAGCGGCACGGAGAGATTTACCTCCGAGTGGAACTGAGCGATGCCAAG aatgtcAATATCAGCCTGCAAGAACACAATACACTTCAGTTCAGAG CACAGGGTCATGGAGCTAAGGGAGATAATGAATACGAGTTCAAGTTGGAGTTCCTGGAATCTGTTAGACCCGAG ATCAAGCACAAGTCCACTGAACGACAGGTCAACATCAAAATCAAGAAGAAGGAAGAGCGCTGGTGGGACCGGCTGACGCTGCAGGAGAAAAAGCCTCTGTTTCTGGCCCCAGACTTCGACCGATGGCTGGACGAGTCGGACGCTGAGATGGAGCTTCAGGCTAAG gAGGAGAAGATAAACAAGATAAGTGTGGAGTCAAGAGTTCGTAATGACC CCTACCTGGGTCTGAAGAAAAGCTACTTGTTCATGTACAACCTGGTGCAGTTCCTTGGATTCTCCTGGGTCTTTGTCAACATGACTGTCCGCCTCTTCATTCTTGGTCAAG ACTCGTTCTATGATACCTTCCACACCACAGCTGATATCATGTATTTCTGTCAGATGATGGCCGTGCTCGAGGTCATTAATCCTTTGTTGGGTCTGGTTAAAACTGGAGCTTTTCCCGCTATGATACAG GTTGCAGGGAGGAATGTTATTTTGTTCGTCGTCTTCGGCAGCCTCGACGAGATGCAGAACAAGCCCGTTGTCTTCTTCGTCTTCTACCTGTGGAGCACCATCGAGATCTTCAG ATACCCGTACTACATGCTGGCCTGCATCAGCACAGAGTGGAAGATGCTAACGTGGCTGAGGTACACCATCTGGATTCCTCTTTACCCGCTGGGAGTTATAGCTGAAG CCGTGGCTGTGATCCAATCCCTGCCCATCTTTGATGAGACCCGTCTGTTCAGCCTGCCTCTCCCCGAGATGTTAGGAAACTCTTTAAGCTTCTCCTACACTTTGCAGCTCTACCTGGTTTTCATGTTTCTGG GACTCTTCATCAACTTGCGGCACCTGTACAAGCAGAGAAGAAGACGATACCGCACAAGGAAAAGGAAAGTCCACTAA
- the LOC100702753 gene encoding very-long-chain (3R)-3-hydroxyacyl-CoA dehydratase isoform X3, whose translation MPRMSISACKNTIHFSSEIKHKSTERQVNIKIKKKEERWWDRLTLQEKKPLFLAPDFDRWLDESDAEMELQAKEEKINKISVESRVRNDPYLGLKKSYLFMYNLVQFLGFSWVFVNMTVRLFILGQDSFYDTFHTTADIMYFCQMMAVLEVINPLLGLVKTGAFPAMIQVAGRNVILFVVFGSLDEMQNKPVVFFVFYLWSTIEIFRYPYYMLACISTEWKMLTWLRYTIWIPLYPLGVIAEAVAVIQSLPIFDETRLFSLPLPEMLGNSLSFSYTLQLYLVFMFLGLFINLRHLYKQRRRRYRTRKRKVH comes from the exons ATGCCAAG aatgtcAATATCAGCCTGCAAGAACACAATACACTTCAGTTCAGAG ATCAAGCACAAGTCCACTGAACGACAGGTCAACATCAAAATCAAGAAGAAGGAAGAGCGCTGGTGGGACCGGCTGACGCTGCAGGAGAAAAAGCCTCTGTTTCTGGCCCCAGACTTCGACCGATGGCTGGACGAGTCGGACGCTGAGATGGAGCTTCAGGCTAAG gAGGAGAAGATAAACAAGATAAGTGTGGAGTCAAGAGTTCGTAATGACC CCTACCTGGGTCTGAAGAAAAGCTACTTGTTCATGTACAACCTGGTGCAGTTCCTTGGATTCTCCTGGGTCTTTGTCAACATGACTGTCCGCCTCTTCATTCTTGGTCAAG ACTCGTTCTATGATACCTTCCACACCACAGCTGATATCATGTATTTCTGTCAGATGATGGCCGTGCTCGAGGTCATTAATCCTTTGTTGGGTCTGGTTAAAACTGGAGCTTTTCCCGCTATGATACAG GTTGCAGGGAGGAATGTTATTTTGTTCGTCGTCTTCGGCAGCCTCGACGAGATGCAGAACAAGCCCGTTGTCTTCTTCGTCTTCTACCTGTGGAGCACCATCGAGATCTTCAG ATACCCGTACTACATGCTGGCCTGCATCAGCACAGAGTGGAAGATGCTAACGTGGCTGAGGTACACCATCTGGATTCCTCTTTACCCGCTGGGAGTTATAGCTGAAG CCGTGGCTGTGATCCAATCCCTGCCCATCTTTGATGAGACCCGTCTGTTCAGCCTGCCTCTCCCCGAGATGTTAGGAAACTCTTTAAGCTTCTCCTACACTTTGCAGCTCTACCTGGTTTTCATGTTTCTGG GACTCTTCATCAACTTGCGGCACCTGTACAAGCAGAGAAGAAGACGATACCGCACAAGGAAAAGGAAAGTCCACTAA
- the LOC100702753 gene encoding very-long-chain (3R)-3-hydroxyacyl-CoA dehydratase isoform X2 — MGSKIMSISACKNTIHFSSEIKHKSTERQVNIKIKKKEERWWDRLTLQEKKPLFLAPDFDRWLDESDAEMELQAKEEKINKISVESRVRNDPYLGLKKSYLFMYNLVQFLGFSWVFVNMTVRLFILGQDSFYDTFHTTADIMYFCQMMAVLEVINPLLGLVKTGAFPAMIQVAGRNVILFVVFGSLDEMQNKPVVFFVFYLWSTIEIFRYPYYMLACISTEWKMLTWLRYTIWIPLYPLGVIAEAVAVIQSLPIFDETRLFSLPLPEMLGNSLSFSYTLQLYLVFMFLGLFINLRHLYKQRRRRYRTRKRKVH, encoded by the exons ATGGGGTCTAAAAT aatgtcAATATCAGCCTGCAAGAACACAATACACTTCAGTTCAGAG ATCAAGCACAAGTCCACTGAACGACAGGTCAACATCAAAATCAAGAAGAAGGAAGAGCGCTGGTGGGACCGGCTGACGCTGCAGGAGAAAAAGCCTCTGTTTCTGGCCCCAGACTTCGACCGATGGCTGGACGAGTCGGACGCTGAGATGGAGCTTCAGGCTAAG gAGGAGAAGATAAACAAGATAAGTGTGGAGTCAAGAGTTCGTAATGACC CCTACCTGGGTCTGAAGAAAAGCTACTTGTTCATGTACAACCTGGTGCAGTTCCTTGGATTCTCCTGGGTCTTTGTCAACATGACTGTCCGCCTCTTCATTCTTGGTCAAG ACTCGTTCTATGATACCTTCCACACCACAGCTGATATCATGTATTTCTGTCAGATGATGGCCGTGCTCGAGGTCATTAATCCTTTGTTGGGTCTGGTTAAAACTGGAGCTTTTCCCGCTATGATACAG GTTGCAGGGAGGAATGTTATTTTGTTCGTCGTCTTCGGCAGCCTCGACGAGATGCAGAACAAGCCCGTTGTCTTCTTCGTCTTCTACCTGTGGAGCACCATCGAGATCTTCAG ATACCCGTACTACATGCTGGCCTGCATCAGCACAGAGTGGAAGATGCTAACGTGGCTGAGGTACACCATCTGGATTCCTCTTTACCCGCTGGGAGTTATAGCTGAAG CCGTGGCTGTGATCCAATCCCTGCCCATCTTTGATGAGACCCGTCTGTTCAGCCTGCCTCTCCCCGAGATGTTAGGAAACTCTTTAAGCTTCTCCTACACTTTGCAGCTCTACCTGGTTTTCATGTTTCTGG GACTCTTCATCAACTTGCGGCACCTGTACAAGCAGAGAAGAAGACGATACCGCACAAGGAAAAGGAAAGTCCACTAA